From the genome of Denticeps clupeoides chromosome 4, fDenClu1.1, whole genome shotgun sequence, one region includes:
- the spmap2 gene encoding sperm microtubule associated protein 2, translating into MATRVDLLAQPKPNLLRYPDRRSVYWLDRLPTTAHRFELTPRWSQLSEPKRFHPGLQESRRPPVWEVSAAALSARPSQRVCRLALPRPPAQGWEPQRPLLNVVVKTAVASPRICQLAQPKKKPQEESRMPAPTMPSGSSSSRIRQLARPKPDHPEYRTNRPATQPVTAAARNAVASERVQVLAQHRFHHDEVRGSDPYAISPAALTTSASPRVLELCVPLARKCRNQ; encoded by the exons ATGGCGACACGCGTGGACCTGCTTGCTCAACCAAAGCCGAACCTGCTCAGATATCCTGACAG ACGCTCCGTGTATTGGCTAGATCGACTGCCCACAACTGCCCACAGGTTTG AACTGACCCCTCGCTGGTCCCAGCTGTCTGAGCCTAAACGCTTCCACCCCGGCCTGCAGGAGTCCAG GCGCCCCCCAGTGTGGGAGGTGAGCGCCGCGGCTCTGAGCGCCCGTCCCTCGCAGCGGGTGTGTCGACTCGCGTTGCCCCGCCCACCGGCTCAGGGTTGGGAGCCtcagcgccccctg CTGAACGTGGTGGTGAAGACAGCGGTGGCCAGTCCCAGGATATGTCAGCTGGCGCAGCCGAAAAAAAAGCCCCAGGAAGAGTCCAGGATGCCAGCACCCACCATGCCGTCTGGCTCATCTTCCTCTCGAATCCGACAACTGGCCA GGCCCAAGCCCGACCACCCTGAGTACCGGACGAACAGGCCAGCAACACAGCCGGTGACAGCGGCCGCGCGGAATGCAGTGGCCAGTGAGCGTGTGCAG GTTCTGGCTCAACACAGATTCCATCACGACGAGGTCAGAGGGAGCGACCCCTATGCCATAAGCCCGGCAGCACTGACCACCTCCGCCTCACCACGGGTTCTGGAGCTGTGTGTGCCACTGGCTCGGAAGTGCAGGAATCAATGA
- the LOC114787571 gene encoding zinc finger protein 853-like — translation MTCRGNFQNQLASIMDVLAKAAVAEISKLVDDSNAVLRFEVSRNQSENEVLKRKLQVMETELRTARVRLKAKKCPSPIDEDLHRWTNSWTDGPVLVGEHSPEQSVCNDHKFPDMHEEHPAQTQIKEEKCDEELWSQTQGSVKFETNITESLALEQQIYGGTLNDQHSSDPEHNHSQFTYAQEPNTRDTHSSSQNTHALIGQDSNMHALYIQESNSQLIHTQNPSTNFKDSEELSKHLTHGENPLEAEEQTRTVCCAEDLGQLELELKAEQQEDCMAQRVARVGCEYVSENQEKLQMPYESGMGQRDSQLWDSVGNGDMEHIFHEYHGGMDQIYPTSSHITESRARSEADGATSCRGGPSVETLSVPPRKNGSTVHVARSGTEMQRPHGAQSSHRTSLSDNQIFICTTCGKSFSRLPYLRIHRRSHTGERPFTCSVCGKRFQCSSHLTIHLRTHTGERPYACGTCGKRFTQQSSLKTHQSVHSGERPYGCSRCGKRFALLHHLKRHSSTHSISCM, via the exons ATGACTTGTCGTGGCAATTTTCAGAATCAGTTAGCTTCTATCATGGATGTATTAGCCAAGGCAGCAGTTGCAGAAATTAGCAAACTCGTTGACGACAGCAACGCGGTGCTGCGATTCGAAGTCTCTCGTAATCAGAGCGAGAATGAGGTGCTGAAGAGGAAACTGCAAGTGATGGAGACCGAGCTGAGGACTGCCCGAGTGCGGCTTAAAGCAA AGAAGTGTCCTTCACCTATAGATGAAGATCTACACAGATGGACTAACTCCTGGACAGATGGGCCAGTGCTCGTGGGTGAGCACAGCCCGGAACAGTCGGTGTGCAATGATCATAAG TTTCCAGACATGCATGAAGAACATCCAGCTCAAACACAGATCAAAGAAGAAAAGTGTGACGAGGAGCTGTGGTCCCAAACACAAG GATCTGTCAAGTTTGAGACAAACATCACTGAGAGTTTAGCTTTAGAGCAGCAGATTTATGGAGGGACGTTAAATGATCAGCACAGCTCTGACCCTGAGCATAATCATTCTCAATTCACATATGCACAAGAACCAAACACACGTGACACACACTCTTCGAGCCAAAACACGCATGCTCTAATAGGGCAGGACTCCAACATGCATGCCTTGTACATACAGGAGTCAAACTCccaactcatacacacacaaaaccccagCACGAACTTTAAAGACAGCGAGGAGCTGAGCAAACATCTCACACATGGTGAGAACCCACTTGAGGCAGAAGAACAGACTAGGACTGTCTGTTGTGCAGAAGATCTTGGTCAACTGGAGCTTGAGCTGAAGGCGGAGCAGCAGGAAGACTGCATGGCTCAAAGAGTCGCTCGTGTGGGATGTGAATATGTATCAGAAAATCAGGAAAAGTTACAAATGCCATATGAGAGCGGGATGGGACAGAGGGACTCCCAGCTGTGGGACTCGGTGGGAAATGGTGACATGGAGCACATTTTTCATGAATACCATGGTGGCATGGATCAAATTTACCCCACATCCTCCCATATAACTGAAAGCCGTGCCAGATCGGAAGCTGATGGTGCAACCAGCTGCCGTGGGGGACCCAGTGTTGAGACGTTAAGTGTCCCACCAAGGAAAAATGGCAGCACGGTTCATGTGGCACGGTCTGGAACTGAGATGCAGAGACCGCACGGGGCCCAGTCTTCCCATCGGACCTCTCTGAGTGACAACCAGATCTTCATCTGCACCACATGTGGAAAGAGCTTTTCCCGCCTCCCTTACCTACGGATCCACCGCCGCAGTCACACGGGCGAGCGTCCCTTCACCTGCTCCGTCTGCGGCAAGCGTTTCCAGTGCTCCTCGCACCTCACGATTCATCTGCGCACTCACACGGGCGAGCGCCCCTACGCCTGCGGCACGTGCGGCAAACGCTTCACCCAGCAGAGCAGCCTGAAGACCCACCAGAGTGTCCACAGCGGGGAGCGGCCGTACGGCTGCTCCAGATGCGGCAAGCGCTTCGCCCTCCTGCACCATCTGaagagacacagcagcacacacagcatCAGCTGCATGTGA
- the shda gene encoding src homology 2 domain containing transforming protein D, a isoform X1, producing MWREVCLKPRLPRRPPVKYFNRRSRLRRYRLRFVNRMFYFWFLSRLDPRHTCAGPAELWRSMAKWFKDYLSFGSRRGPPQPPKPDYTESEILKAYRAQKDLDFEDPYENSENRSQNGTGVVDHFASFGTILSNGVEFKVVSPKHRLIKVDSQEFGRCKVPLSLVPFEESSPPVVPSAPTVGDTDYSDPFDARPDPRPRSRPHVQPSSVESCSYMEPFEAQRVITELQHGPERGWPREEPQLYDSPYEDRGGQRQAAPVEDERESRLPQDDERPADEYDQPWEWKKDNISKALAVQFESTDWDQHTLPHTDQGRVPRTSPTSSRSTSLRRPTDPHLMLGERVDPYLPLGKQVWYHGALTRSEAESLLTLCKECSYLVRNSQSSRTDFSLSIRSSHGFMHMKFSRSRDGKYILGENSPPFDTIPEVIHYYTTHKLPIRAAEHMSLLFPVVVQTL from the exons ATGTGGCGCGAAGTCTGTTTAAAGCCCCGTTTACCTCGCCGACCGCCTGTGAAGTATTTTAATAGGCGAAGCCGTTTACGTCGATATCGTTTGCGATTTGTCAACAGAATGTTCTATTTCTGGTTTCTTTCCAGGCTTGATCCCCGACATACATGCGCAGGTCCTGCTGAATTGTGGAG ATCCATGGCAAAGTGGTTTAAAGACTACCTGAGTTTTGGCAGCAGGAGAGGACCCCCGCAGCCACCCAAACCGGACTACACCGAGAGTGAAATACTGAAAGCTTACCGCGCCCAGAAAGATTTAGACTTCGAAGATCCGTATGAGAACTCCGAGAACCGCAGTCAGAATGGAACGGGGGTCGTAGATCATTTTGCATCGTTTGGCACCATCCTCTCCAATGGTGTGGAGTTCAAAGTTGTGTCGCCTAAACACCGACTTATCAAAGTGGATTCGCAAGAGTTTGGACGCTGCAAGGTTCCCTTAAGTTTAGTACCTTTTGAAGAGTCTAGTCCACCG GTCGTGCCATCTGCACCTACTGTTGGAGACACTGATTACTCAGATCCATTTGATGCGCGTCCAGACCCCAGACCCAGAAGCAGACCCCATGTTCAGCCGTCCTCAGTAGAAAGCTGCAGCTACATGGAGCCGTTTGAGGCTCAGAGGGTCATAACAG agtTGCAGCATGGCCCAGAGAGAGGCTGGCCAAGGGAAGAACCACAGCTCTATGACAGCCCATACGAGGACCGAGGTGGCCAGAGGCAGGCAGCACCAGTGGAGGATGAGCGGGAGAGCCGTCTGCCCCAGGACGACGAGAGGCCTGCGGACGAATACGACCAGCCCTGGGAGTGGAAGAAGGACAACATCTCCAAGGCATTAGCAG TGCAGTTTGAAAGCACCGACTGGGATCAACACACACTGCCTCACACTGATCAGGGACGTGTTCCTCGCACCAGCCCCACGTCCAGCCGCAGCACCAGCCTGAGACGGCCCACAGACCCTCACCTGATGTTAGGAGAAAGGGTGGACCCATACCTGCCGCTGGGGAAGCAAGT GTGGTACCATGGCGCTCTTACTCGTTCTGAAGCAGAGTCTCTGCTCACACTGTGTAAGGAGTGCAGTTATCTGGTGAGGAACAGCCAGAGCAGCAGAACAGACTTCTCGCTCTCGATCAG GAGCTCTCACGGCTTTATGCACATGAAGTTTTCTCGCTCGAGAGACGGCAAGTACATCCTCGGGGAGAACAGCCCGCCCTTTGACACCATCCCAGAGGTCATCCACTACTACACCACCCACAAGCTGCCCATCCGTGCAGCCGAGCACATGTCCCTTCTGTTCCCCGTGGTGGTCCAGACTCTGTGA
- the yju2 gene encoding splicing factor YJU2 — MSERKVLNKYYPPDFDPAKIPKLKLPKDRQYVVRLMAPFNMRCKTCGEYIYKGKKFNARKETVQNEQYLGLPIFRFYIKCTRCLAEITFKTDPENTDYAMEHGATRNFQAEKLIEEEEKKIQLEREEEELNNPMKVLENRTRDSKMEMEVLENLQELKELNQRQAQVDFEGMLGQYRELEQKQKEMEKEEDERETREMLDRALVKRLIDSDSDSDQDTGERKERIKRQMTEKPTDILTNDVSTDSTKGSAFSGVKGTKPSSGEKSSGGLSSRAALGSLVVRKKPNMASKAAANDVPHASRLQSEATSSVSTTGSSSSQQVAAQNGSSLSLLGAYTDSDDSD; from the exons ATGTCTGAAAGAAAGGTTTTAAAT AAATACTATCCCCCAGATTTTGACCCCGCGAAGATCCCCAAACTTAAACTACCGAAGGACCGACAGTATGTCGTGCGGTTGATGGCCCCGTTCAACATGAG ATGTAAGACATGTGGAGAATATATATACAAGGGGAAGAAGTTCAATGCCAGGAAGGAGACTGTGCAGAACGAGCAGTACTTGGGGCTGCCAATTTTTCGTTTctacataaagtgcacacgATGCCTGGCTGAGATCACGTTCAAG ACTGACCCAGAAAATACAGACTATGCCATGGAGCATGGTGCTACACGGAACTTTCAAGCTGAGAAACTAAttgaggaagaagagaagaaaatacaattggaaagagaggaagaagaacTTAATAATCCCATGAAG GTCCTGGAGAACCGAACCCGGGACTcaaagatggagatggaggttTTGGAGAACTTGCAGGAGTTGAAAGAGCTGAATCAGCGACAGGCTCAGGTGGACTTTGAGGGCATGCTGGGGCAGTACCGGGAActtgagcaaaaacaaaaagaaatggaaaaggaggaggatGAGCGGGAGACACG GGAAATGTTGGATAGAGCTCTGGTGAAGAGACTGATTGATTCAGATTCTGACTCTGACCAGGACACGGgtgaaaggaaagaaagaataaagagACAAATGACTGAAAAACCTACTGATATTCTCACCAATGACGTGTCCACAGATTCCACGAAG GGATCCGCATTTAGTGGAGTGAAGGGGACAAAGCCGTCAAGCGGGGAGAAGAGTAGTGGAGGACTGAGTAGCAGGGCAGCTCTTGGCTCACTAGTGGTGCGGAAGAAACCGAACATGGCATCAAAGGCTGCAGCAAATGATGTGCCACATGCATCTCGCCTTCAATCag AAGCAACATCATCTGTCAGCACaacaggaagcagcagcagccagcagGTGGCGGCCCAGAACGGTTCCTCTCTCAGCCTGCTGGGGGCGTACACGGACAGCGACGACAGCGACTGA
- the shda gene encoding src homology 2 domain containing transforming protein D, a isoform X2 has protein sequence MAKWFKDYLSFGSRRGPPQPPKPDYTESEILKAYRAQKDLDFEDPYENSENRSQNGTGVVDHFASFGTILSNGVEFKVVSPKHRLIKVDSQEFGRCKVPLSLVPFEESSPPVVPSAPTVGDTDYSDPFDARPDPRPRSRPHVQPSSVESCSYMEPFEAQRVITELQHGPERGWPREEPQLYDSPYEDRGGQRQAAPVEDERESRLPQDDERPADEYDQPWEWKKDNISKALAVQFESTDWDQHTLPHTDQGRVPRTSPTSSRSTSLRRPTDPHLMLGERVDPYLPLGKQVWYHGALTRSEAESLLTLCKECSYLVRNSQSSRTDFSLSIRSSHGFMHMKFSRSRDGKYILGENSPPFDTIPEVIHYYTTHKLPIRAAEHMSLLFPVVVQTL, from the exons ATGGCAAAGTGGTTTAAAGACTACCTGAGTTTTGGCAGCAGGAGAGGACCCCCGCAGCCACCCAAACCGGACTACACCGAGAGTGAAATACTGAAAGCTTACCGCGCCCAGAAAGATTTAGACTTCGAAGATCCGTATGAGAACTCCGAGAACCGCAGTCAGAATGGAACGGGGGTCGTAGATCATTTTGCATCGTTTGGCACCATCCTCTCCAATGGTGTGGAGTTCAAAGTTGTGTCGCCTAAACACCGACTTATCAAAGTGGATTCGCAAGAGTTTGGACGCTGCAAGGTTCCCTTAAGTTTAGTACCTTTTGAAGAGTCTAGTCCACCG GTCGTGCCATCTGCACCTACTGTTGGAGACACTGATTACTCAGATCCATTTGATGCGCGTCCAGACCCCAGACCCAGAAGCAGACCCCATGTTCAGCCGTCCTCAGTAGAAAGCTGCAGCTACATGGAGCCGTTTGAGGCTCAGAGGGTCATAACAG agtTGCAGCATGGCCCAGAGAGAGGCTGGCCAAGGGAAGAACCACAGCTCTATGACAGCCCATACGAGGACCGAGGTGGCCAGAGGCAGGCAGCACCAGTGGAGGATGAGCGGGAGAGCCGTCTGCCCCAGGACGACGAGAGGCCTGCGGACGAATACGACCAGCCCTGGGAGTGGAAGAAGGACAACATCTCCAAGGCATTAGCAG TGCAGTTTGAAAGCACCGACTGGGATCAACACACACTGCCTCACACTGATCAGGGACGTGTTCCTCGCACCAGCCCCACGTCCAGCCGCAGCACCAGCCTGAGACGGCCCACAGACCCTCACCTGATGTTAGGAGAAAGGGTGGACCCATACCTGCCGCTGGGGAAGCAAGT GTGGTACCATGGCGCTCTTACTCGTTCTGAAGCAGAGTCTCTGCTCACACTGTGTAAGGAGTGCAGTTATCTGGTGAGGAACAGCCAGAGCAGCAGAACAGACTTCTCGCTCTCGATCAG GAGCTCTCACGGCTTTATGCACATGAAGTTTTCTCGCTCGAGAGACGGCAAGTACATCCTCGGGGAGAACAGCCCGCCCTTTGACACCATCCCAGAGGTCATCCACTACTACACCACCCACAAGCTGCCCATCCGTGCAGCCGAGCACATGTCCCTTCTGTTCCCCGTGGTGGTCCAGACTCTGTGA